In Populus nigra chromosome 1, ddPopNigr1.1, whole genome shotgun sequence, one genomic interval encodes:
- the LOC133696439 gene encoding serine/arginine-rich SC35-like splicing factor SCL33 gives MRGRSYSPSPPRGYGRRGRSPSPRGRYGGRSRDLPTSLLVRNLRHDCRPEDLRRPFEQFGALKDIYLPRDYYTGEPRGFGFVQFADPHDAAEAKHHMDGRVLLGRELTVVFAEENRKKPMDMRTRERTRGRFRDRRRSPPRYSRSPRHSRSPPPRHARSPSRSREYYSPPPKRRHHSRSVSPQEGRYSQERPYSRSRSHSRTPNRGQSRSPVRSRSPVRSRSRSPVRSRSRSPRRSRSQSPNHDEYPREANGERSPSP, from the exons ATGAGGGGAAGGAGTTATAGTCCATCGCCTCCAAGGGGCTATGGTAGAAGGGGACGGAGCCCTAGTCCTCGGGGACGTTATGGTGGTCGTAGTAGGGATCTTCCTACTAGCCTCCTAGTTCGGAACCTTCGTCATGATTGCAG GCCAGAAGACCTTCGCAGACCCTTTGAACAATTTGGTGCTCTCAAGGACATTTACTTGCCTAGAGATTATTATACTGG GGAACCCCGTGGTTTTGGCTTTGTCCAATTTGCAGATCCTCATGATGCTGCTGAGGCAAAACATCATATGGATGGTAGAGTTCTTCTTGGCCGGGAGTTGACTGTTGTATTTGCTGAGGAGAATAGGAAGAAGCCAATGGATATGAGAACAAGGGAGCGTACAAG GGGTCGTTTTCGTGATAGAAGAAGATCACCCCCTCGTTATTCTCGGTCACCACGCCATTCTCGTTCTCCACCTCCACGCCATGCAAGATCCCCGTCCCGTAGTCGAGAGTATTATTCCCCTCCTCCAAAAAGAAGGCATCACTCAAG ATCTGTTTCACCCCAAGAGGGGAGGTACAGTCAAGAGAGGCCATATTCGAGATCAAGGAGCCACAGCCGAACTCCAAATAGGGGTCAGAGCAGGAGCCCAGTTAGGAGCAGGAGCCCAGTTAGGAGCAGGAGCCGGAGCCCAGTTAGGAGCAGGAGCCGCAGCCCAAGAAGAAGCAGAAGCCAAAGCCCAAATCATGATGAATATCCTAGGGAAGCAAATGGAGAAAGATCTCCTAGTCCTTAA
- the LOC133695597 gene encoding glucan endo-1,3-beta-glucosidase 4-like — translation MVLGNLLLFIVGIFSYASGAFVGINLGTDVSNMPSAPDVVSILKANQITHLRLYDADAHMLKALADSGIEVMIGVTNEEVLGIGESPSKAAAWINQNVAAYLPSTSITAIAVGSEVLTSIPNLVPVLVPAMNYLHKALVASNLNFQVKISTPQAMDIIPRPFPPSTATFNSSWSTTVYQILQFLKNTDSYYMLNAYPYFGYTSGNGIFPLDYALFRSLPSVKQIVDPNTLSHYDSMFDALVDATYYSIEALNMSGISIVITETGWPWLGGANEPDATAENAETFNSNLIRRVLNDSGPPSQPKVPINTYIYELFNEDKRPGPVSEKNWGLFFTNGSAVYTFSLSTSNQITGNNSDFCVAKPNADPGKLQAGLDWACGQGGANCDAIQEGKPCYLPNTYQNHASYAYNDYYQKKRSVGATCDFDGTAATTTVDPSYGSCKFTGSSTITPNSNGGFTTTVAPGPVTPQGGSATVNLPVSKIQFLISAVFLALVLL, via the exons ATGGTGCTTGGAAATcttcttttgtttattgttgGCATTTTCAGCTACGCATCAG GCGCATTTGTAGGAATAAATCTTGGAACTGATGTTTCAAACATGCCATCGGCTCCAGATGTGGTTTCAATTCTTAAAGCCAATCAGATTACTCATCTGCGCCTCTATGATGCTGATGCCCACATGTTGAAAGCCCTTGCAGACAGTGGGATTGAAGTAATGATTGGTGTTACAAATGAGGAGGTCTTAGGAATTGGAGAATCTCCATCAAAAGCAGCAGCATGGATCAATCAAAATGTTGCAGCTTACTTGCCTTCAACCAGCATTACAGCCATTGCAGTTGGCAGTGAGGTTCTTACCTCAATCCCTAATCTTGTCCCTGTTTTGGTTCCTGCCATGAACTACCTCCACAAAGCCCTTGTTGCTTCAAATCTAAATTTTCAGGTCAAAATTTCAACCCCTCAAGCCATGGACATTATCCCAAGGCCCTTCCCCCCCTCAACTGCCACCTTTAATTCCTCATGGAGCACTACAGTTTATCagattcttcagttcttgaaaaaCACAGACTCGTACTACATGTTAAACGCATATCCATATTTTGGATACACATCTGGAAATGGCATTTTCCCTCTTGATTATGCTCTCTTCCGATCACTTCCCTCGGTCAAACAGATTGTTGACCCCAACACTCTTTCTCACTATGACAGCATGTTTGATGCTTTGGTTGATGCAACCTATTATTCTATAGAAGCTCTGAATATGTCTGGGATCTCAATTGTAATTACAGAAACTGGCTGGCCTTGGCTTGGTGGAGCCAATGAACCTGATGCCACTGCAGAAAATGCTGAGACCTTCAATAGTAATTTGATTCGGAGAGTTCTAAATGATTCAGGGCCACCTAGTCAGCCAAAAGTTCCCATCAACACATACATTTATGAGTTGTTCAATGAAGACAAGAGGCCTGGGCCCGTGTCTGAGAAAAACTGGGGATTATTTTTTACCAATGGCAGTGCTGTTTATACTTTTAGTTTGAGCACTTCGAATCAAATTACTGGAAATAATTCTGATTTCTGTGTTGCGAAACCAAATGCGGATCCTGGTAAGTTGCAAGCAGGGCTGGACTGGGCATGTGGGCAAGGAGGGGCTAACTGCGATGCTATCCAAGAAGGGAAACCATGCTATCTTCCTAATACTTACCAGAACCATGCATCTTATGCTTACAATGACTATTATCAAAAAAAGCGTTCTGTTGGTGCAACATGCGACTTTGATGGTACTGCTGCAACGACTACGGTTGATCCCA GTTATGGATCCTGTAAATTTACCGGGAG TTCAACTATCACGCCGAACTCAAATGGAGGATTTACAACAACTGTGGCACCTGGACCCGTGACTCCTCAAGGAGGGAGTGCGACTGTGAACCTGCCAGTTTCAAAAATTCAGTTTCTAATATCAGCAGTGTTTCTTGCTCTAGTCTTGCTTTGA
- the LOC133698497 gene encoding transcription initiation factor TFIID subunit 7-like — protein sequence MEEQFILRVPASIAEKLDHLLSETASSSEEQSLDLSFSEDGRSGTFVIGDEHFPASLLDLPCAVESYKTYDDCALVKTSDIGQMLMVREAGDTAPDVLEYRHGFTPPMRDARKRRFRREPDLNPELVQRVEKDLLNIMAGGTVENADAEANEQEEEGDQNAHKANKKPEPAPEAKPDVPETTANAEEPERSDSDDSDDSI from the exons ATGGAGGAACAGTTTATACTAAGAGTTCCAGCTTCTATTGCGGAGAAATTGGATCACCTTTTGAGTGAAACTGCTTCTTCTTCTGAGGAGCAATCTTTGGATTTGTCTTTTTCAG AGGATGGAAGGAGTGGCACATTTGTCATTGGTGATGAACATTTCCCTGCATCTCTCTTGGATCTTCCTTGTGCTGTAGAGTCCTACAAAACATATGATGATTGTGCACTAGTAAAAACTTCAGACATTGGTCAg ATGCTCATGGTTAGAGAAGCTGGTGACACTGCTCCAGATGTGCTGGAGTACAGACATGGGTTCACTCCTCCTATGAGGGATGCTCGAAAGCGAAGATTTCGCAGGGAGCCAGACCTCAAT CCTGAACTTGTACAGCGTGTTGAGAAAGATCTTCTAAACATCATGGCAGGGGGCACAGTCGAAAATGCTG ATGCTGAAGCTAATGAGCAAGAGGAAGAAGGTGATCAGAATGCTCACAAAGCAAATAAGAAACCTGAGCCTGCTCCTGAAGCAAAGCCTGATGTGCCAGAAACAACAGCTAATGCAGAGGAGCCTGAGAGAAGTGATTCAGATGATTCTGATGATTCAATATAA
- the LOC133695661 gene encoding IQ domain-containing protein IQM2-like, with amino-acid sequence MGISSSCPFSKYSDVDTGLESVIVKSISFGDDEAKTPLRLISFGDQDFEPAISKSLGSGKMVVERSVSFKGGELERMMSIRASPLDKEKDASTKSFSINSKEMDNQPLMSDDSLETIRKSAIFNPKSPKHEAAVKLQKVYKSFRTRRKLADCAVLVEQGWWKLLDFAELKQSSISFFDIEKHESAISRWSRARTRAAKVGKGLSKNDKAQKLSLQHWLEAIDPRHRYGHNLHFYYLKWLQSKSREPFFYWLDIGEGKEVNLDKCPRSKLQQQCIKYLGPMERKAYEVVVKDGKLVYKESGELLHSTEDAKWIFVLSTSKTLYVGKKMKGKFQHSSFLAGGVATAAGRLVVDGGVLTAVWPHSGHYRPTEENFKDFLSFLRENNVDLTDVKTCSTDEEDEVLYKQRSCKHLRNHSSEEDLSHAVNDLETKEVQDLTPENTYSVDEKTSSVLEQQKPRQLINFGRKLTNLKVPERCELVERLKSTEQHSSEPNHNMFDEELEGNDAEKIPDEAIMERINSKKGITSYQLGSQVSCKWTSGAGPRISCVRDYPSELQFRALEQVNLSPRSTGLLARKASTPTNFSGELRPPTGIPVSAG; translated from the exons ATGGGGATATCCTCCTCCTGCCCATTTTCCAAGTACAGTGATGTGGATACTGGCTTGGAATCTGTTATTGTAAAGTCTATTAGCTTTGGAGATGATGAAGCCAAAACTCCACTACGGTTGATTAGTTTTGGCGATCAAGATTTTGAGCCTGCAATATCGAAATCTTTAGGTTCTGGGAAGATGGTAGTGGAAAGATCAGTTAGTTTTAAAGGCGGGGAATTGGAAAGAATGATGTCTATTAGAGCTTCTCCActggacaaagaaaaagatgcCTCCACAAAGTCATTTAGTATAAACAGCAAAGAGATGGATAACCAGCCCCTAATGTCAGATGACAGTTTAGAGACGATTCGAAAGTCGGCAATTTTTAATCCCAAAAGCCCCAAACACGAGGCTGCTGTAAAATTGCAGAAGGTGTATAAAAGCTTCCGAACCAGGAGAAAGCTTGCAGATTGTGCAGTTCTTGTTGAGCAGGGCTG GTGGAAACTCTTAGATTTTGCAGAGCTCAAGCAGAGTTCTATTTCATTCTTTGACATTGAGAAACATGAATCTGCCATTTCTCGATGGTCAAGAGCAAGAACAAGGGCCGCAAAGGTCGGAAAAGGTTTATCAAAGAATGACAAAGCACAAAAACTTTCTTTACAACACTGGCTTGAAGCG ATTGATCCACGGCATCGATATGGGCATAATCTTCATTTCTATTACCTTAAATGGCTTCAATCTAAAAGCAGAGAACCCTTTTTTTACTG GTTAGATATAGGAGAAGGCAAGGAAGTGAATCTTGACAAATGCCCTCGTTCAAAACTTCAACAACAGTGCATCAAGTATCTCGGTCCG ATGGAAAGAAAGGCGTATGAAGTTGTTGTCAAGGATGGGAAACTCGTCTACAAGGAGTCAGGGGAGCTTCTCCACTCCACAGAAGATGCTAAGTGGATTTTTGTTCTCAGCACATCTAAGACCTTGTATGTCGGCAAGAAGATGAAAGGCAAGTTTCAGCATTCTAGCTTCTTGGCTGGAGGAGTTGCAACTGCTGCTGGTAGATTAGTTGTTGACGGTGGAGTTCTTACG GCGGTTTGGCCTCACAGTGGTCATTATCGGCCTACAGAAGAAAATTTTAAGGACTTCCTATCATTCCTCAGAGAAAACAATGTCGATCTCACAGAtgtgaag ACATGTTCCACggatgaggaagatgaagtcCTTTACAAACAAAGAAGCTGCAAACATCTTAGAAACCACTCATCAGAAGAGGACTTGAGTCATGCAGTGAATGATTTAGAAACTAAGGAAGTTCAAGACTTGACTCCAGAAAATACCTATTCTGTCGATGAAAAGACATCTTCTGTGTTGGAACAACAGAAGCCAAGGCAGCTCATCAACTTTGGTAGAAAATTGACTAACCTTAAAGTGCCAGAAAGGTGTGAATTGGTTGAGAGACTGAAAAGTACAGAACAGCATTCCTCGGAGCCAAATCATAACATGTTCGATGAAGAACTAGAAGGGAATGACGCGGAAAAGATTCCCGATGAAGCAATCATGGAAAGGATTAATTCTAAGAAAGGAATTACGTCATATCAATTGGGGAGTCAGGTGTCTTGCAAATGGACATCAGGAGCTGGACCTCGGATTAGCTGTGTCAGGGACTACCCTTCAGAACTCCAGTTCCGGGCTTTGGAGCAAGTGAACTTGTCTCCAAGAAGCACTGGTTTACTTGCTCGTAAGGCATCCACACCGACTAATTTTAGCGGGGAATTGAGACCACCTACAGGCATACCAGTGTCAGCAGGATAA